In the Vibrio gigantis genome, one interval contains:
- a CDS encoding helix-turn-helix transcriptional regulator, with protein MPRKNKPIEPIVLYLTQERLRNRMTQKQIADLSNIPLRTYQRIEQGKSEATISQVRRIIEVFDITWLDVAWGETGRRYIDTNDISASLKHLPASLRLPLFEVIKAVIEELEQTKRPTS; from the coding sequence ATGCCTAGAAAAAACAAGCCGATAGAGCCAATTGTTTTATATTTAACGCAAGAGCGCCTGCGAAATCGCATGACGCAAAAGCAAATTGCCGACCTATCAAACATCCCTTTACGAACCTACCAACGGATTGAACAAGGTAAAAGTGAGGCCACCATCAGCCAAGTAAGGCGGATCATTGAAGTGTTCGATATTACCTGGCTCGACGTTGCTTGGGGTGAAACTGGCAGACGTTACATTGATACCAATGATATTTCGGCATCTCTGAAACATTTACCAGCTAGCTTGAGACTACCTCTGTTCGAAGTTATCAAAGCGGTCATTGAAGAACTGGAGCAAACAAAAAGGCCAACCTCGTAA